The Mycoplasmopsis equigenitalium genome contains a region encoding:
- the trpS gene encoding tryptophan--tRNA ligase, protein MINNDKKKKLVSGITATGKLTLGNYLGAIKQFIKLQDEYDSYFFVADLHALTGDISKLDLKQNRKDIFALYLACGLDPEKCCIFFQSDVLEHTYLNWILTNNSTMGELSRMTQFKDKSSRIKTANNTETIPTGLFMYPILMAADIILYEPDVVPVGIDQTQHVELTRTIINRINNKYNLNINEPVARIPEIGAKIMSLVDPSKKMSKSDPNPKASIYLLDNPKEAYNKILKAVTDSENKVYLDDNKPGIKNLLTIYSALNDIDIKEAAEKFKNANYLEFKEAVAENVKTFLEKIQEKFKGFYSKIDFYAKAGAQKASAVAGRTMKKITKKIGLGD, encoded by the coding sequence ATGATTAACAACGACAAAAAAAAGAAACTAGTAAGTGGAATAACAGCAACCGGCAAGCTTACGCTTGGTAATTATTTGGGTGCAATCAAACAATTTATCAAACTACAAGATGAATATGATTCGTATTTTTTCGTTGCTGACTTACACGCTCTAACTGGTGATATTTCTAAACTTGATTTAAAACAAAATCGTAAGGACATTTTCGCACTTTATTTGGCCTGTGGTCTAGACCCAGAAAAATGCTGCATTTTCTTCCAATCAGATGTTTTAGAACATACATATTTAAACTGAATTTTAACTAACAATTCGACAATGGGCGAGCTTTCAAGAATGACACAATTTAAAGATAAATCAAGTAGAATCAAAACTGCTAATAATACCGAAACTATCCCAACCGGTCTTTTTATGTACCCAATTTTAATGGCTGCTGACATTATTTTGTACGAACCAGATGTTGTTCCTGTTGGCATTGATCAAACACAACACGTTGAATTAACACGGACTATTATCAACCGTATCAATAACAAATACAACTTAAATATCAACGAACCTGTTGCGCGTATTCCAGAAATTGGCGCAAAAATTATGTCACTTGTTGACCCAAGTAAAAAAATGTCTAAATCTGACCCAAATCCTAAGGCTTCAATCTACTTATTAGATAATCCAAAAGAGGCATATAACAAAATCTTAAAAGCAGTGACGGATAGTGAAAACAAAGTTTATTTAGATGATAACAAACCTGGAATTAAAAACCTTTTAACAATTTATTCTGCGCTTAATGACATCGATATCAAAGAAGCTGCTGAGAAATTTAAAAATGCAAATTATCTTGAATTCAAAGAAGCAGTGGCTGAAAATGTAAAAACATTTTTAGAAAAAATTCAAGAAAAATTCAAGGGTTTTTACTCAAAAATTGATTTTTACGCAAAAGCAGGTGCACAAAAAGCCAGCGCTGTAGCCGGCCGTACAATGAAAAAAATAACCAAGAAAATTGGTTTAGGAGATTAA
- a CDS encoding PTS transporter subunit EIIB: MSKKHKALVIFLVIITFGLFLIVLKKKRVVKENNIDKEQKLPIKPDYLISLFGGKDNISNVEATLSKIKVFFKDKKQIDLEAIKQIKAASGLVLSSSSLSLIVGYGAENLKNAIMEVVNGN, from the coding sequence ATGAGTAAAAAACACAAAGCATTAGTTATCTTTTTAGTGATTATTACATTCGGTCTTTTTCTAATTGTTTTGAAGAAAAAACGTGTAGTGAAAGAAAATAACATCGACAAAGAACAAAAATTACCAATTAAACCCGATTATTTAATTTCGCTTTTTGGCGGAAAAGATAATATTTCAAATGTTGAAGCAACTTTATCGAAAATAAAGGTTTTTTTCAAAGATAAAAAACAAATTGATTTAGAAGCTATCAAACAAATCAAAGCAGCAAGCGGATTAGTTTTATCTTCATCTTCACTCAGCTTAATTGTTGGTTATGGTGCAGAGAATCTTAAAAATGCAATTATGGAGGTTGTAAATGGCAATTAA
- a CDS encoding AAA domain-containing protein → MAIKITKDDETYNVILDNLLDISSNDASIFCRKDNKEYFDVMSTFGPELMNKIYNEVTLDIPVIEYETSRLIENLKTCENVDDVLRVMQKRKDLVNQQLKNLRTDFTFAKEKLVDLLEVEKQKSSSKWKLFLNKAENINSESNIWSMYIGFMFITLSTPNDDKKIYAPLFLKEVNIDFRNSNPFLVSDGTIRKNEKLFYFLQNEGFNLDVNVKHEDMSIAQVIHSVKVTWSSRFDIEENIVAKHKKFAYEDIKNEKVAFHKGMILGIFQPLGGYLRNRMIEIIENDHINKILDVEIDKNVYKKCIDETISKKNFGFLKITPTNFSQDKAIVSALNQNTIIWGPPGTGKSQTIVNILANVLAYEKTALVVSQKRAALEVIQKRLGSLSKFGLFLLNSNSINKEDFYEPLKKYIDLIEHSNKRKPINTVNIISDEENKYVQLINQVAKNPNSFELFELNGILEANHIKYSEQLFNDLREHTSNLHFPENIKWNGNFIKQIKKENKRYKSQVDKLVNSLTEIKGFQGNINKFVELVKKFDNHQILLIIKLWELKQRIENADFVNLDKDIESFIVHKTLSKIKNFDQEKTNQYKKFAAVVRLASMNISRFLKNFSAIIKELFPIIITTPDTDLSEWKREEFDYAIIDECSQMFIEKGLPVLYLAKIKILAGDDQQMRPSRWFTARNQSDSIFGQSESLLEYAKSLGIYKILLDKNYRSNYASLMTFSSKHFYDSKLDIIDLNTPEKEFSIEVVEAEGVWENSKNEQEIEIVIRLAQENLAKYKKIIILTFNSPQMNFIQDLIFEKYPDLEEAILNKQLMLKNIENIQGEEADLVIVSVVYDKNAKLHSTYIGRDSGKHALNVAISRAKDKMIVVKSIKADDIANTINNSDARVFKYWLRFLELTKEEKDSYIDFKETEEVLLEKTAEYSQLAITITEALKNEFGNSEVNVVSDYVVGTQKIDLAIFDGEKYVCGIKIDDNDYKDNVENYITLKDKVKFLNAKNYNTFIIDNLAWYTQKQEVINKIKELLEQK, encoded by the coding sequence ATGGCAATTAAAATTACCAAAGATGATGAAACATACAACGTAATTCTTGATAATTTACTTGATATTTCAAGCAATGATGCATCAATTTTTTGTCGTAAAGATAACAAAGAATATTTTGATGTAATGAGTACATTTGGGCCAGAATTAATGAACAAAATTTATAATGAGGTTACATTAGATATTCCGGTTATCGAGTATGAAACCTCGCGTTTGATCGAAAACTTAAAGACGTGCGAAAATGTTGATGATGTGCTTAGAGTAATGCAAAAACGTAAAGATTTAGTTAACCAACAATTAAAAAATCTTCGAACTGATTTTACTTTTGCGAAAGAAAAATTAGTTGATTTGCTTGAGGTTGAAAAACAAAAATCATCATCAAAATGAAAATTATTTTTGAATAAAGCAGAAAACATTAATTCAGAATCAAACATCTGAAGTATGTACATTGGTTTTATGTTCATTACTTTATCAACACCAAATGATGATAAGAAAATTTATGCACCATTATTTTTAAAAGAAGTTAATATTGATTTTCGTAATTCTAACCCATTCCTTGTTTCAGATGGAACTATCCGTAAAAACGAAAAATTATTTTACTTCTTGCAAAATGAAGGTTTTAATTTAGACGTTAATGTTAAGCATGAAGATATGTCAATTGCGCAAGTAATTCACAGTGTTAAAGTAACTTGAAGTTCAAGATTTGACATTGAAGAAAATATTGTGGCAAAACACAAGAAATTTGCTTATGAAGATATTAAAAACGAAAAAGTAGCTTTTCATAAAGGAATGATTCTTGGAATTTTTCAACCTCTAGGTGGATACCTTCGTAACCGAATGATTGAAATTATTGAAAATGATCATATTAACAAAATTCTTGATGTAGAAATCGATAAAAATGTTTATAAAAAATGTATTGATGAAACGATTAGTAAGAAGAATTTTGGTTTCCTAAAAATTACGCCAACTAATTTTTCACAGGATAAAGCCATTGTTAGTGCGCTTAATCAAAACACAATTATTTGAGGCCCACCAGGAACGGGTAAATCACAAACAATTGTTAATATCTTAGCTAATGTTTTAGCCTATGAAAAAACTGCACTTGTTGTTTCGCAAAAGCGTGCCGCACTTGAGGTTATTCAAAAGCGTCTTGGTAGTCTTTCGAAGTTTGGATTATTTTTACTAAATAGTAATTCAATTAACAAAGAAGATTTCTATGAACCTCTTAAAAAATATATTGATTTAATTGAACACTCTAACAAACGAAAACCAATCAATACTGTCAATATTATTTCTGACGAAGAAAACAAATATGTGCAGTTAATTAATCAGGTTGCAAAAAACCCAAATTCATTTGAGTTATTTGAATTAAATGGTATTTTAGAAGCTAACCACATTAAATATAGCGAACAGTTGTTTAATGATTTAAGAGAACATACTTCTAATTTACATTTTCCAGAAAATATTAAATGAAATGGCAACTTTATAAAACAAATTAAGAAGGAAAATAAGCGCTATAAATCACAAGTTGATAAGCTAGTAAATTCATTAACAGAAATTAAAGGATTTCAAGGAAATATCAACAAATTTGTTGAATTAGTTAAAAAATTCGATAACCACCAAATCTTATTAATTATAAAATTATGAGAACTAAAACAACGGATTGAAAATGCAGATTTCGTTAATTTAGATAAAGATATTGAGTCATTTATTGTTCATAAAACATTGTCAAAAATCAAAAATTTTGACCAAGAAAAAACTAATCAATATAAGAAATTTGCCGCCGTTGTACGTTTGGCATCAATGAATATTTCTCGTTTTCTTAAAAACTTTTCAGCAATTATTAAAGAGTTATTTCCAATTATTATTACAACTCCTGATACTGATTTAAGTGAGTGAAAACGTGAAGAGTTTGATTATGCAATTATCGATGAATGTAGTCAAATGTTCATTGAAAAAGGATTGCCAGTTTTATACTTGGCGAAAATTAAAATTTTAGCCGGCGATGACCAACAAATGCGTCCTTCAAGATGATTTACTGCTAGAAATCAAAGTGATTCAATTTTTGGTCAATCAGAGTCACTATTAGAATATGCTAAGTCACTAGGAATTTATAAGATTCTACTTGATAAAAACTATCGATCGAATTATGCATCGTTAATGACATTTAGTTCGAAACATTTCTACGATTCAAAACTTGATATTATTGATTTAAACACTCCTGAAAAAGAATTCTCAATTGAAGTAGTTGAGGCCGAAGGTGTCTGAGAAAACTCGAAAAACGAGCAAGAAATCGAAATCGTAATTCGTTTAGCGCAAGAAAATTTAGCAAAATATAAAAAGATTATTATTTTAACTTTTAACTCGCCACAAATGAACTTCATTCAAGATTTAATTTTTGAAAAATATCCTGATCTCGAAGAAGCAATTCTTAATAAACAATTAATGTTAAAAAATATTGAAAATATTCAAGGTGAGGAAGCGGACCTTGTGATTGTTTCTGTAGTTTATGATAAAAATGCTAAGCTACACTCAACATACATTGGTCGTGACTCGGGAAAACATGCGCTTAATGTCGCTATTAGTCGGGCAAAAGATAAAATGATTGTTGTTAAGTCAATTAAGGCTGATGATATTGCTAATACTATTAATAATTCGGACGCTCGTGTTTTCAAATACTGACTTCGTTTTCTTGAATTAACCAAAGAAGAAAAAGATTCATATATTGATTTTAAAGAGACGGAAGAAGTTTTACTAGAAAAAACAGCTGAATATAGTCAATTGGCAATTACGATTACTGAGGCATTAAAAAATGAATTTGGAAATTCGGAAGTTAATGTTGTTTCTGATTATGTGGTTGGAACACAAAAGATTGATTTAGCCATTTTTGATGGTGAAAAATATGTTTGTGGCATCAAGATTGATGATAATGACTATAAAGATAATGTTGAAAATTATATAACCCTTAAAGATAAAGTAAAATTCCTTAATGCTAAAAACTACAACACATTTATTATCGATAACTTAGCTTGATATACCCAAAAACAAGAAGTGATTAATAAAATTAAAGAATTGTTAGAACAAAAATAG
- a CDS encoding ABC transporter ATP-binding protein, which produces MQNENIIQVKNLTKSFQNLRALDDLSFKVQKGQLYGFLGLNGAGKSTTLNIILGLVDSDSGQVEVDGLNAFEDIKRVRQKIGVVFQESVLDPELSVEENLKIRLTLYKKYLGSKNLNERLDEIVKKFELEKFLKRRYGKLSGGERRRVDIARSLIHQPKILFLDEPTTGLDPSSRKLVWSILNKIRDEDKLTILLTTHYMEEANNCDFITIIENGKCVAEGTPFDLKTKYSQAFLYCYKVNHPDFVGLLNKKGLQYHLKGDTYQILFKNFASLDEFFKENKEFISDYEVQKGNMDDVFLRVTRNWKEQDVRN; this is translated from the coding sequence ATGCAGAACGAGAATATTATTCAGGTGAAAAATTTAACTAAATCTTTTCAAAATTTACGTGCACTTGATGATTTAAGTTTTAAAGTGCAAAAGGGACAATTGTATGGTTTTTTAGGCCTTAATGGAGCAGGAAAATCAACAACATTGAATATTATTTTAGGTTTAGTAGACAGTGACAGCGGTCAAGTTGAAGTTGATGGACTCAATGCTTTTGAAGACATAAAAAGAGTTCGCCAAAAAATTGGTGTTGTTTTTCAAGAATCAGTTCTTGATCCTGAACTTAGTGTCGAAGAAAATTTAAAAATTCGCTTAACGCTATATAAAAAATACTTAGGGTCAAAAAACTTAAACGAACGTCTTGATGAAATTGTTAAAAAATTTGAACTTGAAAAGTTTTTAAAGCGTCGTTATGGTAAGTTGTCGGGTGGTGAAAGACGAAGGGTGGATATTGCCAGATCTTTAATTCATCAACCTAAAATTCTGTTTTTGGATGAGCCAACTACAGGTTTAGATCCTAGTTCACGTAAATTAGTTTGAAGTATTCTTAATAAGATTCGTGATGAAGACAAGCTAACAATTTTGTTAACGACACATTATATGGAAGAAGCTAATAATTGTGACTTTATTACGATTATTGAAAATGGCAAATGCGTGGCCGAAGGAACACCATTTGATTTGAAAACAAAATATTCGCAAGCGTTTTTATATTGTTACAAAGTAAATCATCCTGATTTTGTAGGTTTGCTTAATAAGAAAGGTTTGCAATATCACTTAAAAGGTGATACATATCAAATCTTGTTTAAAAATTTTGCTTCACTAGATGAATTTTTTAAAGAAAATAAGGAATTTATTAGTGATTATGAAGTACAAAAAGGAAATATGGACGATGTTTTTCTAAGGGTAACACGTAACTGAAAGGAGCAAGATGTCAGAAATTAA
- a CDS encoding ABC transporter permease yields MSEINVLLKRNVIRFFRNKAAVFFTFLAPIIFVMVFLLFARRQFVSSVEHIPGFTPERAASYADLLLLSSICAVSTFTNALSLSGSLVYDKQNKVLTDFGITPTNSAFVRFSYVIFNYLMNVILTALVYVIVVVYMAIVGTIVGNPIYYVYCFLFIFFAALVNTLIVSFALSFISNVNVFSAITAVLSSVIGFLIGAYIPWGAMPEGLKFAASVLPQTQIVNIFQNIMISNISEIKFAYQPQHVVLINKQIDIWVAYVYIAAWLALMLTINLTVNFKIKKQ; encoded by the coding sequence ATGTCAGAAATTAATGTCCTTTTAAAACGTAATGTAATTCGGTTTTTTAGAAATAAAGCAGCTGTTTTCTTTACCTTTTTAGCGCCAATCATTTTTGTTATGGTTTTCTTACTGTTTGCACGTCGTCAGTTTGTATCATCGGTTGAACATATTCCGGGTTTTACTCCTGAAAGAGCTGCTTCGTATGCAGACTTATTATTGCTTTCAAGTATTTGTGCGGTTTCAACATTTACAAATGCTTTATCACTTAGTGGTTCATTAGTTTATGACAAACAAAACAAAGTGCTAACTGATTTTGGGATTACACCAACCAACTCGGCATTTGTACGCTTTAGTTATGTAATTTTTAACTACTTAATGAATGTTATATTAACAGCGTTAGTTTATGTTATTGTTGTAGTTTATATGGCGATTGTGGGAACGATAGTTGGTAATCCAATTTATTATGTATACTGTTTCTTATTCATTTTTTTTGCAGCGCTAGTTAATACATTAATTGTTTCGTTTGCGCTCAGTTTTATCAGCAACGTTAATGTGTTTTCAGCAATTACCGCAGTACTTTCAAGTGTGATTGGGTTTTTAATTGGCGCATATATTCCTTGAGGAGCAATGCCTGAAGGATTAAAGTTCGCCGCATCAGTTTTACCACAAACGCAGATTGTAAATATTTTCCAAAATATTATGATTTCTAATATTAGCGAAATTAAATTTGCCTATCAACCACAACACGTTGTTTTAATTAATAAACAAATTGATATTTGAGTAGCATATGTTTATATAGCAGCTTGATTAGCGCTGATGTTAACGATTAATTTAACAGTAAATTTTAAAATTAAAAAACAATAA
- a CDS encoding Fic family protein, with protein MHFEDVIKKLVANKEDDNFFVSKDLFNLRSQQELKNFAFNLEDICREENNLKLEKIKPEDILKRAIALNTKVFNNINELKDNAGILRTKKDMIVLTDEISNKQKSEPPLLLDYKGLLTDLDLMLTKPKHKLSKIILISSYLLKNQLFFNGNKRTTFFLTNQLLINNDLGPYFDRILADQQTSLASSKRLLDEWNIIPYINNIYKKYQGDKSDFSHDIRLDIDNFLQNNRFVNGAEFNPFLNRSKEEVTQYMEEVEAKNDEYETEITSLYKIR; from the coding sequence ATGCATTTTGAGGATGTTATTAAAAAACTAGTTGCCAACAAAGAGGATGATAATTTTTTTGTTAGCAAGGATCTTTTTAACTTAAGATCGCAACAAGAATTAAAAAACTTCGCTTTTAATCTCGAAGATATTTGTCGTGAAGAAAATAATTTGAAATTAGAAAAAATTAAACCAGAAGATATTTTAAAAAGAGCAATTGCCCTTAATACGAAAGTTTTTAATAATATTAACGAACTTAAGGACAATGCCGGAATTTTGCGGACAAAAAAAGATATGATCGTTTTAACTGATGAAATTAGCAATAAACAAAAATCTGAACCACCACTTCTACTCGATTATAAAGGCTTACTGACTGATTTAGATTTAATGCTTACAAAGCCAAAACACAAACTATCTAAAATTATTTTAATTTCTAGTTATTTATTAAAAAATCAGTTGTTTTTTAACGGCAACAAACGCACTACTTTTTTTCTTACTAACCAGTTATTAATTAATAATGATTTAGGACCATATTTTGATCGTATTCTCGCTGACCAACAAACAAGTTTAGCATCGAGCAAGCGTTTACTTGATGAGTGAAATATAATTCCTTATATCAATAATATTTACAAAAAATACCAAGGTGATAAGTCAGATTTTAGTCATGATATTCGTCTTGACATTGATAATTTTTTACAAAATAATCGTTTTGTTAATGGCGCTGAATTTAATCCGTTCTTAAATCGTAGCAAAGAAGAAGTAACGCAATATATGGAAGAAGTTGAAGCAAAGAACGATGAGTATGAAACAGAAATTACTTCCCTCTATAAAATTCGTTAA
- the rpmG gene encoding 50S ribosomal protein L33 — protein MPREGYTLACTECKMENYISKKNKKTQTEKIELSKYCAKCNKHTNHREKK, from the coding sequence ATGCCAAGAGAAGGATATACACTTGCTTGCACCGAATGTAAGATGGAAAATTACATTAGCAAGAAAAACAAGAAAACTCAAACAGAAAAAATCGAATTATCTAAATACTGTGCAAAATGCAATAAACACACTAACCATAGAGAGAAAAAATAG
- a CDS encoding aminopeptidase P family protein yields the protein MNRTKLNEKFNELHFDALISEAPQTRLWYAEVATSDGYIIIEKEKAYLFVDARYIEYCQKNAKNVEVILLKPGVLKEFLAKKKYQTIAYEDDYLKVETLKSLESLSPNAKSVFLKGQELRIVKSDDEIEKMQKAIDISMRAYNRIVSWLKEGMSEKEVDRKLNFFMKQEGADKESFDNIIAFGPNAAEPHHHPTDRKLVYGDIVKIDFGALYKGYSADITRTHIFGGKENASNPKLVEIMTIVEEAAKKGRDAVKPGMTGAQIDQICRDYITEKGYGEYFAHSTGHGLGIDVHELPYVSSRSHIVFEPGMVVTVEPGIYIEGLGGARDENDVLVTAEGHRVLSYNIKTKIVKAEKK from the coding sequence ATGAATCGCACAAAACTAAATGAAAAATTTAATGAACTCCACTTTGATGCTTTAATTTCAGAAGCGCCACAAACTCGTCTTTGATATGCTGAAGTTGCAACTAGTGATGGTTATATTATTATTGAAAAGGAAAAAGCATATTTATTTGTTGATGCTAGATATATCGAATATTGTCAAAAGAACGCCAAAAATGTCGAAGTTATTTTACTTAAACCAGGTGTTCTAAAGGAATTTTTAGCTAAGAAAAAATATCAAACAATTGCTTATGAAGATGATTATCTCAAAGTTGAAACACTTAAATCACTAGAAAGCTTAAGTCCAAATGCCAAAAGCGTTTTTTTAAAAGGACAAGAGTTAAGAATTGTTAAATCAGATGATGAAATTGAAAAAATGCAAAAAGCAATTGACATTTCAATGCGTGCATATAATCGCATTGTTTCATGATTAAAAGAAGGAATGAGTGAAAAGGAAGTTGATCGTAAATTAAACTTCTTCATGAAACAAGAAGGCGCAGACAAAGAATCATTTGATAACATTATTGCTTTTGGACCTAATGCTGCCGAACCACACCACCACCCAACTGACCGTAAATTAGTTTATGGCGACATTGTTAAAATTGATTTTGGTGCCCTTTACAAAGGTTATTCTGCCGATATTACAAGAACCCATATTTTTGGTGGCAAGGAAAATGCAAGCAATCCTAAATTAGTTGAAATTATGACTATTGTTGAGGAAGCAGCTAAAAAAGGACGTGATGCTGTTAAACCAGGTATGACTGGTGCGCAGATTGATCAAATTTGCCGTGACTACATTACTGAAAAAGGATATGGCGAATACTTTGCTCACTCAACAGGACATGGTTTAGGAATTGATGTTCATGAACTTCCTTATGTATCATCACGTAGTCATATTGTGTTTGAACCAGGAATGGTTGTAACTGTTGAACCCGGAATTTATATTGAAGGTTTAGGCGGAGCACGTGATGAAAACGATGTCCTAGTAACCGCTGAAGGACACCGTGTTCTTAGCTACAACATCAAAACAAAAATCGTTAAAGCAGAAAAAAAATAA
- a CDS encoding Cof-type HAD-IIB family hydrolase has translation MNKNIIFLDLDGTTLNDKHGKKLFVSDANIKAIKAAKKHFRFVISTGRPFRDLSVRVMKALELDDIIYWNGASAVVDNKVIVDKPMAANDANAFIKYAKANKLNIVFESNKKDTYFRSNWLKMFSVFVKGAYVRHIKRLDEDKIFYKALVFGHTRKKLQQIYDFVNSLPNTICVFSGSRSHYLEITHKEATKGLAEVAVANYYQVDPKDCIHIGDTMNDGTCKGYVGKLIAVGNASSALKEIADEVYDVCAKDDAIKYILKDLINKKNKQIS, from the coding sequence ATGAATAAAAATATTATTTTCCTAGATTTAGATGGTACCACACTTAATGATAAACATGGTAAAAAATTGTTTGTTTCCGATGCTAATATTAAAGCAATTAAAGCAGCTAAAAAGCACTTTCGGTTTGTAATTTCAACTGGTCGTCCCTTTCGCGACCTTTCGGTTCGGGTAATGAAGGCGCTTGAGCTTGATGATATTATCTACTGAAATGGTGCCAGCGCCGTTGTGGATAATAAGGTTATTGTAGATAAACCAATGGCCGCAAATGATGCTAACGCTTTTATTAAATACGCAAAAGCTAATAAGTTAAATATTGTGTTTGAAAGTAATAAAAAGGACACATATTTCCGTAGTAATTGACTTAAAATGTTTTCAGTTTTTGTCAAGGGTGCTTATGTTCGTCACATTAAACGCCTTGATGAAGATAAGATTTTTTACAAGGCGCTTGTTTTTGGTCATACTCGCAAAAAGTTACAACAAATTTATGATTTTGTTAATTCACTACCAAATACAATTTGTGTTTTTTCAGGTAGTCGATCACATTATTTAGAGATCACTCATAAGGAAGCAACAAAAGGACTTGCGGAGGTTGCTGTCGCTAATTACTATCAAGTTGATCCAAAGGACTGTATTCATATTGGCGATACAATGAATGACGGAACTTGCAAGGGGTATGTTGGTAAGTTAATAGCGGTTGGTAATGCCTCAAGCGCATTAAAAGAAATTGCTGATGAAGTTTACGATGTCTGTGCTAAAGATGATGCAATTAAATATATACTAAAAGATTTGATAAACAAAAAAAACAAGCAAATTTCGTAG